The genomic stretch ACACCGCGCCATGAACCGCCGCGTGGAGATCTCCCCTGTGCCGCGCCTGATCCACCGTTTCGGCAACGCAACTGAAGCACCCGGTGCGAGCGACCTCGCAGGTCCGGTGCCCCTCGAGGTCGTGGATGCCCCCGCGCCGCCACCTACGGCTGAGCGGGACGACGCCGCGTCGGACACGGACGTGGCCACCAGGGACCCCGCAGCGACCGTGGAGCCCAGCACGCCGTGAGCGACGCCGCGCTCGATCCCGCCGCCTTGCGCGCAACGCTCGACGAGCTCGTCGTGCGCGGGGTCGAGGTGTGGGACGCGCCTGGCGCAGCGCTGGTGCGCACGCTGCTCACGAAGGCCGAGGGGCTGACGGGGGTCGCCCGCGCGCACCTCCTCAAACGAGCCAACGCGCGCCTCGTGGGGCTCACCCAGGACTTCGAGAGGGCGCGCGAACGGGCCGGGCAGACCTACGCGCAGCTGGCACGCCAAGGGCTGGACCCCGCCAAGCGGCTGGACGGGGCGCTGCAGTACGGGCGCTTCGACGAGGTGGAGCGCGCCGCGCGCCGCTACGACGAGACCCGGATCGCCGCCCGCCGCGCCATCGTGCAGCCGTGGCTCGAGCGCCTGAGTCAGGAAGCCCAGGCACGCGGCCTGTCGCAACCACCACCTCCGCCCGACACGGAGGTGGGGCTCCCCAGCCCGAGCCCCGAGCGCGAGACCGTGACCGGGCTCGCGGCCGCCATCTACCAGGACGCGGCCGCCGACGCGACGGCTCGCCTGGTCGTGGCCCAAGCGCGCACGGAGCTCCCGGAGCACGCGGGTCGGTACCACGCACCCTCCGTGGCAGCGCGAGCGCTCGAAGCGCTGGACCAGCTCGCCCCCGCCTACCTGCGCGTGCAGGTCGCGCGCCTCGAAGCCATCGGGGCCCTGCAGCGTTGGGTCGTCCCGCCGCCCCCAGAGAAGCCGAGCCGCGCGAAGGCCAAGGGCAAGAGCCCGAAGGGCAAAAAGGGCGCGACGAGCAGGGCCCAAAGCGCCAACGCCAAGGGGGCCTCGCGCTCGAAGCCCGCATCGGACGATGCACCCGCGGGTGACGACGTGGGACCCAACCGCGACGCGATGGAGGCGGCGGAGTGACCACCGCGCCGTAGGGAGCACCCTACGGTGCCGCGCTGGGCGCTGGGGCCGCCTCGCCTGCGGCGGGGTGCGGTGCAGGGACGTTCGCCGTGGCCTCGCTCGGTGGTGCGGTCTCCGTCGCGGCCGACGCTGGCGCGGCCGCCGTGGCAGTGCTCCCAGCGGTCGCGTCCGTGATGGGCGCCGCGGGAACACCTCCATCCACCGGTGCGGGCCGCTCGGGCACGCGCAGCGCCGCGGGCGTCGCCGTCGCGCTGCCCATCATCCCGAGGACCCATACGCGCCCGGTGGGTTCGTGGTTGAAGAACAGGTGCCGGACGTCGAGGTCGTAGTGCAGGCGACGCGACTCGTCGTCGTGGGGCAACACCACGCGCGCGTAGCCGTACTGCATGACCGGACGCTCGACCGCCATGTAGAGCAGGGGCACCGGCTCGGGCGTGTCCAGCTCGTGCGCGACGACGCCCTCGACGACGCTGCTGCCCTCTGTCGTCTGGATGGTGATGGACGGGATGGCACCGTCGCTCTCGGTGCGCTGCAACAGCATCGCGGGCCCCGTGATGGGGAGCACCTCGTGCCCCTCGCGCGGCGTGGTGTTGGACGGATTGATGAACGACTGGCGCGGGGTCACGTGCTCGTCGATCCACAGGAAGAACTCGTACGGAGCCGACAAGGGCGGCAGCCCCAGGGCGACGGGCACATCCACACTGAACACGCCGCGCAGCGGCTCTCCGGTGGCCTCGTCCGCGAACACGTCACCCGCGAACGCTGGTGGCTCGCTGGTTGGCGAGAGGGGCGGACCGACGGGCGCTGCGTGGATGCGGAAGGCCTCCGTGTTGATCGCCACCAGATAGATGGCGTGCCGGGGGTCCTCGCCGTAGCGGGCGCGCACCGCAGCCGGGAGGTTGTAGCGCCCCGAGAGCACCAGCGTGGGGCGCGAGTTACGCACGGCGAGCGTGAGCGCGAAGTCGAGCGGCGCGTCGCTCTCGGCGGGCGTGAACGCGTTGGGATCCGTCATGAACGTGGTGGTCACGCTCATCGGAGGCGGGCCCATGGGCTCTGGGGGGTGCGGCTCTCCCGAGCACCCTGACCCCACGAACGCGAGCACGAGCAGCCCAGCGGCCAACAGACGGATGCGGCCGGCACGCGTCGCGCGCATGGGCACGTGGCGCGGGGACTGCCCCGAAGCCACGACGGAGGGCTCGGCCGCGCGGGCGGAGGACCGGTACGAGGGGAGGACGGGGAACGAGCGGAGCGTCACGACGCAGGAGACTACTTGATCCTGGCCGCGCGCCCCGCGAATTCCGAACACCATCGAGCGGACGCTCAGGGGTAGGTGATGCGCACCGAACCGTGCCCGGGCTCAGCCCCACCCGCCGTGAGCGTGATGCTGCTCGACCCCGTCGGGATGACGTAGCCGCTCCCGCCCCCGCCGCCACGGCAGTTTCCGCTGCCCGCGCCGCCCCACCAGCCGCCGCCGCCGCCGTAGCCTTCGCACCCGCAGCCAGAGGGCGCGCCGCCGACCCCGAAGGCGCCCGCCGTGACCGGGTTGTTGAACGAGATACAGGTCCCCGAGGGACCCGCCTCGGTCTGCGTCGCGCCCAAGCCGCCAGGGTTCGTGGCGTCCGCCCGCATGCCATCGCCCCCGGTGAGGCCGCCTCCGACGCCCCCGATCACGTGCTGGCTGGACCAGAACCCGGCGCCGCCACCGCCTCCCGCCACGACGATGCGATCGTTCAGGGTCATCCCACCGCGCCGGATGTCGCTACCGCCGCCGCCGCCCTGACCGCCCGTCTCGCCGTTGCCGCCACCGTTGAAGCCTCCCGTCGTGCCGTTGGGCTGCCCACCCACGAAGATGTAGAGCGTCTCGCCCGGGGTGACGGTGATGATGGCCTCGGTGCGTCCGCCAAAATTCGTGTTGTCGACCCAGTTGGCGCCGCCTTGGGCGCCGTTCACCTCCACCCGCAGCTGCGTGACGTTGGGCACGATGAACGTCTGCATCGCCCCCGTGAACCCGAAGACCTGCGTCTCGATGTTCGTCAGCGTCAAGCTGTCAGGCGTGACGCCGTCGTACAGCGGGTCCGTGCTGGTCGTCGCCGAGAAGTCGATGGCGTACTCCACGCTGCCATCGGCTACGCCATCGTTCTGCCCGGTCACGGTCACGGTCACGGGGGTTTCCCAGTTCTCCGACGTGAACGTGATGGAGGTGATGTCGAGCGACCCTTCGCTTGCGTCGTTGGAGTGGAACGCCACCGTGACGTCCGCCGTGGGCTCGGAGTCGAGCACCACCGTGAACGTTGCCGTGCCGCCCCCCTCGTTGGTGTCCCCGCTGATGTCGCTCACGCGAATGCCCGCCGAGTCGTCGTCTTCGTTGCTCAGGTCGATGTTGGCGATGGCGATCGGCGCGTAGATCGCGTCGCTGGACGTCACGGCGTCGAAGTCGATGCGGTAGGGCTGGTCGCCGTCCTGCACGTCGTCGTTCTCCCCGGTCACGACGACCGTCTGCGGCATGTCCCACGTCGCGGAAGTGAACGTCAGCGTCGTCTGGTCGGGCGTCCCCTCGCCGCCGTCGGTCGTGTCGAACGTGATGGTCACGTCCGCGGTCGGCTCCGAGTTCAGCACCACGCTGAACGCCGCCGTGCCGCCCGCCTCGTCCGTGGTCGCGTCGGTCACGGAGACCACGATGTCCGCGCTGTCGTCATCCTCGTTCGACAGCGTCACGTCCGCAGGGGTGATGGCTGCGTAGTCCGCGTCGGTGCTGGTGGTTGCGGTGAACGCGATGGCGTAGGGCTGGTCCCCGTCCTGCACATCGTCATCCTGGCCCGTGACCACGACCGTCTGCAGGTCCCCGAAGTTGCCCGGGCTGAACGTCAGCGAGGTGACGTCCGTGGTGCCCTCGTCGCTCGCGGAGCTCGCGAAGTTCACGGTCACGTCCGCGCTGGGGACCGTGCGCAAGCGCACGCTGAACGTGGCGGTGCCGCCCGCCTCCGTGGTGTCGCCACTGATGGCGCTGACCTCGATGCCGATCATGTCGTCGTCCAGGTTCGTCAGCGAAACCGCCGCCGGAGTGAGCGCCGCGTAGACGCTGTCGTCGCTGGTGGTCGCCGAGAACACGACGTCGTAGGGCTGGTCGCCGTCGTCGAGGTCGTCGTTGACGCCCGTCACCACGATCGGCTGGGGCGCGTTCCAGTTCTCGGGGGTCGCCTGGCGCGGAGAGCGCTTTGGGCGTAAAATTGAACTAGCACAAAAAACCGGGGCATGACGGCGTCTTTCGATACGTTTTTTTAGAAACCAACCGCACCGATCGTTCCGTAGAGCGCTGCTAGACTCGGGCGCCCATGACCCGAGAAGTGCTGGCCATCGTGTGGCGCGCCGTCGTCGCGCTCGTCGTCGCGGCCGCCCTCGTCGCGCTGGGTGTGCGCGGCGGCTCCTCCGGGGTCGCCGTGGCCGGACCCATCGTCGCCATGGGCGTCCTGTGGTTCTCGCTCCGCCGCCCGCTGCGCGCGTGGCGGGCGGCCCGAGCGCCGCTCGACCCGGAGGTGACGACCCTGCTCGAGCGGCATGTTCGTCACTTCGCTGGGCTGAGCGACGCGCAGCGCGACGCGTTCAGTCGCAGGGTGGCACGCCTGCTCGCGACCCTCGAGTTCGAGAGCGTGGACGGTGCCCGGGACACGCTGGAGCTGCGGGTCATGGCCGTGGCTGGAGCCGCCCTGCTCTACGTGGGGCGCGACGACCTACAGCTCGACGAGACCCGCTCGGTGGTGTTCTACCCCGACGCCTTCTCGGAGGACTACGACGTCGCGCACGACGCGCGCATCGCAGGGATGGTGCACCGTCAGGGGCCGGTGCTCTTCTCCGAGCGAGCCCTGCGAGATGGCTGGGACCGCTCGTCGGACGGCTACAACGTGTCGGTCCACGAGTGGGCGCATGTACTGGACCTCGAGGACGGCTTCGCCGACGGCATCCCGGGACTGGCCGCTGGGTCGCAAGCGGAGGAACAGGCGCTGCTCACCCACGAGCTGGCGCGGGCCCGCGGGGGCCGCTCCGTGCTGCGCGACTATGCCGGCACCAACCGCGCCGAGCTGTTCGCGGTGGCCACCGAGGTCTTCTTCGAGCGCCCCGCGCTCATGCGCAAGAGCCACTCCCAGCTCTACGACGTGCTCACTGCGTGGCTCCGGATCGATCCGGAGACCTTGCTGGGCGAAGCGAACGCGGCGCCCCCGAGCCCATCCCGCGCACGGCGCAAGGGAGGCGCCAAGCGCGGGAGCAAGCGCTGAGTCCGCGCGGGGGTTGCCGATGCGTCGCGGGCGGGCGACTGCTACAACGCGGCCGTGGCGAAATTCACGGCCGCGCTGAGAGCGCTCGGAATCCTGCTCGGGACCTGGGGCCTGCTGTTCATGGTGGGCGCCGTCGCGGGCGTGCTGCCGGCGC from Sandaracinaceae bacterium encodes the following:
- a CDS encoding zinc-dependent peptidase — encoded protein: MTREVLAIVWRAVVALVVAAALVALGVRGGSSGVAVAGPIVAMGVLWFSLRRPLRAWRAARAPLDPEVTTLLERHVRHFAGLSDAQRDAFSRRVARLLATLEFESVDGARDTLELRVMAVAGAALLYVGRDDLQLDETRSVVFYPDAFSEDYDVAHDARIAGMVHRQGPVLFSERALRDGWDRSSDGYNVSVHEWAHVLDLEDGFADGIPGLAAGSQAEEQALLTHELARARGGRSVLRDYAGTNRAELFAVATEVFFERPALMRKSHSQLYDVLTAWLRIDPETLLGEANAAPPSPSRARRKGGAKRGSKR
- a CDS encoding DUF2894 domain-containing protein, whose protein sequence is MSDAALDPAALRATLDELVVRGVEVWDAPGAALVRTLLTKAEGLTGVARAHLLKRANARLVGLTQDFERARERAGQTYAQLARQGLDPAKRLDGALQYGRFDEVERAARRYDETRIAARRAIVQPWLERLSQEAQARGLSQPPPPPDTEVGLPSPSPERETVTGLAAAIYQDAAADATARLVVAQARTELPEHAGRYHAPSVAARALEALDQLAPAYLRVQVARLEAIGALQRWVVPPPPEKPSRAKAKGKSPKGKKGATSRAQSANAKGASRSKPASDDAPAGDDVGPNRDAMEAAE